ATCGGCATCGAGCTCCTCGGCCAGAATCGTGGCGAGCCCGGTGAACGAGCCCTGGCCGAACTCGATGTGTTTCGACAGGATGGTCACGGTGTCGTCGGGGGCGATGCGGAGAAACGCGTTGGCGACGAGCTCACCGCCCTGCCCCGAGGCCTCGGTCATCGCCAGCGACCGCCGCGGCAGGCGCAGCCCGATGACCAGTCCGGTACCGAGTACGAGTCCACCCTTGAGCACCTGGCGCCGGTCGACGCCGGAGCTCGTGGAATCTCGCGTGGTCTTGTAACCGTTCAACATGGCTTCAACTCCTCACCTTTGCCGCCGCTTCGTGGACGGCCCGGCGAATGCGGGGGTAGGTGGCACAGCGGCAGATGTTTCCGGTCAGTGCCGCGTCGATCTCTTCGTCCTCGGGGTCGGACTGGCTCTCGAGAAGGGCGATCGCGGTCATGATCTGGCCCGACTGGCAGTACCCGCATTGCGGCACCTGAATCGTCTCCCAGCTCTCTCTCACCGCGTCGGCCACCAAGCCTTCCACTCCCTCGATGGTAGTGACCTCGCGCTTCTTGAGGTTGCGCATCGGAGTGACACAGGACCGCACGGGCTTGCCGTCCAGATGCACCGTGCAGGCGCCGCATTGAGCCACACCGCAGCTGTACTTGGTGCCGGTCAGCCCGAGCTCGTCGCGCAGCACCCAGAGCAGAGGCGTGCCGGAGTCGACCTCGACCTCCCGCTCTTCTCCGTTGATCATGAGCCGGTACTTCATTCTTCTTCCCTCACCGATCTGCCGTTGATGGTTCCTGGGTCGCGCTAGTTTAACTCGACCGGCAGGACGTGGGTCGATCGGTTCCGCCCCACCCGGACGGGTGTTTTGCGCTCTCGGAACCGGCAGGATGATCGCGGGGGAGGATGCCGATCATGACCGACGCTCAGAACTGGAACCAGGACATCCATGCGTTTCTCGAACAGAAACGCATCGTGGTCGCGGGCGTCTCGCGCTCGAAGAACGAAGCCGCGAACATGATCTACCGCAAGCTGCGTGACACCGGCTACGAGGTCTTCGCCGTCAATCCGAATGCCCAGAGCGTCGAAGGTGTCACCAGCTACCCCAAGCTCGCCGCAATCCCCGGAGGCATCGACGCCGTCGTCATCGCCACACCTCCGAAGGCGACACTGGAGATCGTTCACGAGTGCGTGGACCTCGACATTCGGCACGTTTGGATGCACCGCTCCTTCGGACAAGGCAGCTACTCGGACGAAGCCGCGAACCTCGCACGCGAGAGCGGCATCCACGTCATCCCCGGCGGCTGCCCGATGATGTTCTGCGGGCCGGTCGACATGGGGCACCGCTGCATGCGTTGGTTCCTGCGCCTGACCGGCGGCCTGCCCAAGGCGGCTTGAACGGCTGATCAGGAGCAGAAACGAGAGGCCCGAAGGCGTGTCAGCCAAGCTGGACGAGCACTCCGGCCACTGCGCGGACGAGGTCTGACGATGGCTGCCCTCATGCCGGATCGGCTCAGGCCGCCGCGCCGGTCTCGAGCACCTCGACCAGAAACGGCAACAGGGTCTCGGCGATCCGCCGGTGGCCTTCGACGTTGGGATGGATGCCGTCGGGCAGGTTGAGATCCGGGTCGGCGGCGACACCCTCGAGCAGGAAGGGAATCAACGCCGAGCCGGTCTCCTCTGCGACTCTGGGGAAGATCTCGGCGAAGTCTCGCGCGTAGTCCTCACCGTAGTTGGGCGGCATGATCATTCCGGCAATGAGGACCCGCGCGCCTGACTTCCTGCCCCTCGCGATCGCCTCGAGCAGGTTGGCCTCGGTCATTTCGACCGGCAGCCCGCGCAGGCCGTCGTTGGCTCCGAGCTCGATCACGATGATGTCCGGCGGCACGCGCAGGAGCCAATCCAGGCGATTGAGTCCGCCGGCACTGGTGTCGCCGCTGACTCCGGCGTTGACCGCCTCGATCGGCCTACCGCGCTCCTCCAGTAACTCAGCCAGCCTGGCCGGGTAGGCCTCGTCCTCGGACAGACCAAGTCCGGCGGTCAGGCTGGTGCCGAGAAAGAGGACCCGAGGGACTTTTCCAACGGGGCCGCCGGAATCGGGTGCGACCTCATGGGCGGCGGCCGTGTCCGTCTTGGAGGCCCGCGCCTCCGCCGCGCCTTCCGGCTTCGAGTCCCGGGCCGGCGCATCCTCGCAGCCCTGAGCCACGAATAAGAGAGTGAGCAGGGCCAGGCGAGCCCCCGGCTGGTAGAGCTTGCGCCACATGGGACCGCAAATAGTAACAATCGCCGGCGAGCCTCGTATCATTCGATCTATGCCGACACATCCCGAAGAGCAGCCGCCAACCGCCTTGATTCGGCTCGAGAAGCTGAGCCAGAGGTTCCCGTCCGGGGATCAGGTGCTCACGGTTCTGGACCAGGTCGACCTCGAGATCGCAGCCGGCGAGTCGGTCGCGATTCTCGGCCCCTCGGGCAGCGGCAAGTCGACCCTGCTCGCTCTGATCGCCGGCCTCGACAATCCCGCCGCCGGTCGCGTGTTGATTGAAGGCCGCGAGATCCAGGATCTCTCAGAGGACGAGCTCGCTCTACTGCGCCGTGACAAGATCGGCTTCGTCTTCCAGTCGTTCCAGCTCCTCGGCAACCTGACGGCCGCCGAGAATGTCCGTTTGCCGATCGACCTGGCGCGGCTCGACCGGCCCGCGAGTCGAACTACTGACCTGCTGGAGGAGGTCGGGCTCGGCGAACGCGGTCACCACTACCCTGCCCAGCTTTCGGGCGGCGAGCAACAGCGCGTGGCCCTGGCCCGCGCCTTCGCGACCCGACCGCCGATCCTTCTCGCCGACGAGCCCACCGGCAACCTCGATGCCTCCACCGGCTCGCGGGTGCTCGGGCTCCTCGCCGACCTCAAGAACCGGCGCGGCACGACCTTGGTTCTGGTGACACACGATCCGGCGGTTGCCGCGGTCGCCGATCGAAGGCTCTACCTTGAGGAAGGCCGACTCGTCGACGAGGGCCAGCGGACCCCATGAGGGCAACTCAGTACTTCCGCTACATGGCACGCGAGTCCCGCGGCTCGCGCGGGCGGCTCGGATTCTTCATCGCCTGCCTGGCCGTCGGCGTCGCCGCGGTGGTCGCGGTCGCGGGCCTGAGCGAGGGCCTGGAGACCGCGGTCGGTCGGGAGGCTCGCCAGCTCATGGCCGCGGACCTGGCGATCGAAGGGCGCAAACCGCTGCCGGCCGAGATCGAGTCCCTGCTCGACGCCCGAGTCGGTACGAACCGCGCTCTGCTCAAGGAGATGGCGACCGTGGTCGCGGCGGTTCCACGCGGCTCCGAAGACGAGGCAATCGGCGCGAGCCAGCTGGTCGAGCTCAAGTCCGTAGACGGCGACTACCCCTTCTACGGGAGGCTCTCGCTCGATCCACTCCGAGGTCGGGACGAGCCTCTCTCAGAGCTACTCGGCGAGGACCGCGTGGTGGTGGCTTCCGACCTGCTGTCTCGCCTGAAGCTCGAGGTCGGCGATCGTCTACGCATAGGGCGCCAACGATTCGAGATCGCCGGAGTCGTCCTCTCCGAGCCCGACCGCATCGGCATGGCCCTGACCATGGGACCGAGGGTCTTCGTGTCCGGCGAAGGGCTGGCCCGCGCCGATCTCGAGCGTTTCGGCAGCCGCATCTCCTACCGGACCCTGGTCAAGCTACCTCGTGAGATGAGCCGGGAAGAGCTCAGCGCACTCGCGGAGGAGATTCGAAGCTGGCCGGAGCTCCAGAACCGGTTTCGCGTCGAGACCTATGCGGAAGCCCAGCCGGCGGTGCGCAGGGCGCTCAGCCGCGTCGACCGATTCCTGGGTCTAGTTGCCTTGCTGTCGCTGCTGCTGGGGGGGGTCGGCGTCGCGCAGACCACTCGCGCCTGGCTGAGCGGGCGCATGGACTCGATGGCGGTT
The genomic region above belongs to bacterium and contains:
- a CDS encoding (2Fe-2S)-binding protein; amino-acid sequence: MKYRLMINGEEREVEVDSGTPLLWVLRDELGLTGTKYSCGVAQCGACTVHLDGKPVRSCVTPMRNLKKREVTTIEGVEGLVADAVRESWETIQVPQCGYCQSGQIMTAIALLESQSDPEDEEIDAALTGNICRCATYPRIRRAVHEAAAKVRS
- a CDS encoding CoA-binding protein — encoded protein: MTDAQNWNQDIHAFLEQKRIVVAGVSRSKNEAANMIYRKLRDTGYEVFAVNPNAQSVEGVTSYPKLAAIPGGIDAVVIATPPKATLEIVHECVDLDIRHVWMHRSFGQGSYSDEAANLARESGIHVIPGGCPMMFCGPVDMGHRCMRWFLRLTGGLPKAA
- a CDS encoding arylesterase gives rise to the protein MWRKLYQPGARLALLTLLFVAQGCEDAPARDSKPEGAAEARASKTDTAAAHEVAPDSGGPVGKVPRVLFLGTSLTAGLGLSEDEAYPARLAELLEERGRPIEAVNAGVSGDTSAGGLNRLDWLLRVPPDIIVIELGANDGLRGLPVEMTEANLLEAIARGRKSGARVLIAGMIMPPNYGEDYARDFAEIFPRVAEETGSALIPFLLEGVAADPDLNLPDGIHPNVEGHRRIAETLLPFLVEVLETGAAA
- a CDS encoding ABC transporter ATP-binding protein encodes the protein MPTHPEEQPPTALIRLEKLSQRFPSGDQVLTVLDQVDLEIAAGESVAILGPSGSGKSTLLALIAGLDNPAAGRVLIEGREIQDLSEDELALLRRDKIGFVFQSFQLLGNLTAAENVRLPIDLARLDRPASRTTDLLEEVGLGERGHHYPAQLSGGEQQRVALARAFATRPPILLADEPTGNLDASTGSRVLGLLADLKNRRGTTLVLVTHDPAVAAVADRRLYLEEGRLVDEGQRTP